In Rhinoraja longicauda isolate Sanriku21f chromosome 16, sRhiLon1.1, whole genome shotgun sequence, the genomic stretch attttcccaccacagacgtcaaactaataggtctataattgctaggtttacttttagaaccttttttaaacaaaggcacaacatgcgcaatgcgccaatcttccggcaccatccctgtttctaatgacgtttgaaatatttccgtcatagcccctgctatttctgcactaacttccctcaatgtcctagggaatatcctatcaggacctggagacttatccacttttatattcttcaaaagtgtccgtacctcctcttctttaatcatcctaatttccatcactactctacttgtttcgcttacctcacataattcaatatccttctcctcggtaaataccgaagaaaagaaattgtttaatatctcccccatttcttccggctcaccacatagctgtccactctgactctctaatggaccaattttatccctcactatccttttgctattgacatatctgtagaaccccttggggtttacttttacattacttgccaaagcagcctcatatctttttttcgcttttctaatttcctttttaagattccttttacattctttatattcctcaagaacctcatttactccctgccgcttatatttattgtatatctccctctttttccgaaccaagtgtccaatttccctggaaaaccacggctctttcaaattattattctttcctttccaccgaacagggacataaagactctgtactctcaaaatttcacctttaaatatcctccatttctctattatatccttttcataaaacaacaatttccatttcactccttttaaatcctttctcatctcctcaaaattagcctttctccaatccaaaatctcaacccttggtccagatttgaccttctccataatgatattgaaactaatggcattatgatcactagacccaaagtgctcctcaacacataccaccgtcacctgacccatctcatttcctaacaggaggtccaacactgccccttctctggtaggcacctctacgtattgctgcaaaaaactatcctgcacacattttacaaactccaaaccatccagccctttaacagaatgtgattcccagtctatatacggaaaattgaaatcacccacaatcaccactctgtgcttactactaatatctgctatctccttacatatttgctcttccaattctcgttccctatttggcggtctataatacacccctataagtgttgctaaacctttctcatttctgagttccacccaaacagcctccttaatcgagccttctgtgtccttttgtataaacctACATCCAAAGTTCCTCGATTCCCAATTAATAAATGAGTTCCTACGCCATCCAAAAGAATGGCAGCTTATATTTTAGTAGTTACCTAATCGGAATCATTACTGTAAACAAGAcatgaattatcatatcatatcatatatatacacagccggaaacaggccttttcggcccaccaaatccgtgccgcccagcgatccccgtacattaacactatcctacacccactagggacaatttttttaacatttacccagccaattaacctacatacctgcacgtctttggagtgtgggaggaaaccgaagatctcggagaaaacccacgcaggtcacggggagaacgtacaaactccttacagtgcagcacccgtagtcatgaatTCGTAAATCAAAAACCTTAAAACTCACTGTGCTGAACAAGCATGCCCCAGAAGCGCCAATAAGCAATAAAACCCTCCGAATATTCAAACACTCCAAAAATGATAATGTTTTTACCTGCATCGTCGTTTACTTCAACTCGAAGGCGAGGGCTCACGGCAGCCATCGGTACTCCACGTTTCCCAGGATTAAGAGGCAATATTACTTTGGCACTGCGCTCCATGTCTACTACTTTCTCAACCGACCTCTGCAACTAGCAATGACTAATGCTGAACTTCAACCTGCACGGGAAGAACAGTCTGATTGGCGGAAGAACTGACGACCTTCTTTATAGGACGATGCTGGTCAGGTGTAAGCAGACCCTTAATAATGTTGATGACCCATCCCACGTAACTCGTGATAATCATCAACTCAAATGAAGTGCGTCCTTTATTTCGGGACGCTGTTCAGGGAGCATTACTCTGTACCTAATCTTCTTAATTAACCCAAGCTGATTTTCTATTTGTCTTTTATGATGATTCAgtctccttttttttaaactttaacaaaGGGCGTTCGGTTTGAAACGTTAATTCTGTTTACATTTCGGTGGATTAACCCGTTGAATGCTTCGAACAGCATCTGCTTTCGTTAGATTTCCAGCACTTGTACTTTATGtgacttttacattttttttattttctggATTTTATATTTCCCAAAATTACTCTATTTTAAACAACCAATTACAGAGGGAAAAAAAGCAAATTCATGCTATTTGGCCACATGCCATGTGGTTTTCGAATGACTCCCATTTCCGGAATGTAGATTTATCTGTTCATTGCTAATCGCAGGGTctcatctgtggaagggaatgtAATTCtgtccacggatgctgcccgacccaacaATTCCCCGAGTAGTATGGCGacataaggaattgcagaagctggacAGTCCGAAGAAGCTTTTCGACCTGAAACCACGCCGGTCCTTCCCTTgcatagatgttgcctgcccgccacgttactccagcatttttgtgtttttcTACAGTAGTTCAATTGTTCGTAAATCCTGCACATGCTGTTTTTGGTGCAACCATATGTTTCATGTCTACTTTTGCCAGGGGCTGCCAATGATATTGAAAAACAGTTTTCTCAAAATTCAGATTATTAAATTCTTGAGCCTTGTTGGGGCAAGGCAGTTCTAAATCCAAACTGGTAAGTCATCGTGAATTccttgcatcttaatcttctggatcagccaaaCCTTTGGagcttgatcaaatgctttactGTAGCCCAACATCCACGGCGCAACCCTTACCAAACACTCCGTCACCTTCGCAAAACAATCAATTGAGGAACACATGACCTGCCGTTGACAAAACTATGCTGACCGTTCATAATTATCTTTCAAGTGCAACTCAATCCTATCCAAATGAATCTTCTCCAAACGCTTCCCAGCAACTAAAGCGGGGATCAGTGTTATATAATTATCTTCCAACTATGAATAAATCCTATCTTAAATCCTCTCCAAATGCTTCCCCGCCACTGACGCGAGGCTCAATGTTATAAAAGTTTCTGGATTATCTCCACTTCGCTTCTTGAATTATGCAATAACATTGGGCACACTCTGGTCCTCCGTTCCCCGGGATCGTACCTGCGTCCTGAGAGGATAAAAAGACCTTAGTCCGCGCATCTGGATTGGTGACTGATGAAGGTGGTGCAACGGATGTTGTTCACATGGACTTTAACTAAGACTTTAACAAGGACTTTAACTAAGACTTTAACAAGGACTCTCCTTGTACGCTGCTGCAGAAGTATAATTCACATGAAATCCACGCTGATTTAGTATGTTGGATTCATCACTGGCTTGATCATCGAGCACGGAGGGACAATGGTGCATATGTTTATTTTCTAACTGGTTTACGACCCCTCGTTTTCCACGAAGATTAGTATTGGGATCTCTCCCTCTCGCTGTGTAAAAAGCAGGATCCTCGGAAAACGTGATGTTCTGAGGTACAAATCCGTAGGTTCCTGTACGTCACAACGCAATAGGATAGAAtatgtatactaaaactctcgtctgtttgtatgtttgttcctgaactacaggcaaatattattaaagttattcatatttaaaagttttaatctatctcctagggagggagggggagggaggaagggagggagggagggaggataacgggggttgagggggatggagtggagcggaggggaagggaggggagggggagtgtgaggggagtgggcagagtgaggggggggaggggaggggaggggaggggaggggaaggaaggggaaggaaggaaggaaggaagaaggaaggaatggaaggggaaggaaggggaaggggaaggaaggaaggaaggaaggggaaggaaggaaggggaaggaaggggaaggaaggaaggggaaggaaggaaggaaggaaggaaggaaggaaggaaggaagggagggagggagggagggagggagggagggagggagggagggagggagggagggagggagggagggagggagggagggagggaggaaggaaggaaggaaggaaggaaggaaggaaggaaggaaggaaggaaggaaggaaggaaggaaggaaggaaggaaggaaggaaggaaggaaggaaggaaggaaggaaggaaggaaggaaggaaggaaggaaggaaggaaggaaggaaggaaggaaggaaggaaggaaggaaggaaggaaggaaggaaggaaggaaggaaggaaggaaggaaggaaggaaggaaggaaggaaggaaggaaggaaggaaggaaggaaggaaggaaggaaggaaggaaggaaggaaggaaggaaggaaggaaggaaggaaggaaggaaggaaggaaggaaggaaggaaggaaggaaggaaggaaggaaggaaggaaggaaggaaggaaggaaggaaggaaggaaggaaggaaggaaggaaggaaggaaggaaggaaggaaggaaggaaggaaggaaggaaggaaggaaggaaggaaggaaggaaggaaggaaggaaggaaggaaggaaggaaggaaggaaggaaggaaggaaggaaggaaggaaggaaggaaggaaggaaggaaggaaggaaggaaggaaggaaggaaggaaggaaggaaggaaggaaggaaggaaggaaggaaggaaggaaggaaggaaggaaggaaggaaggaaggaaggaaggaaggaaggaaggaaggaaggaaggaaggaaggaaggaaggaaggaaggaaggaaggaaggaaggaaggaaggaaggaaggaaggaaggaaggaaggaaggaaggaaggaaggaaggaaggaaggaaggaaggaaggaaggaaggaaggaaggaaggaaggaaggaagggaatggaagggaaggaaggaagggaaggggagggggaagagagggtgctgcaccaatgcaggagaggcgggcccaacgggtccacttggtctagtagtaaatAAATCGTACGAATGCTTGCGTTATTGGATATAAAAGTTCGGACATCGCGATGCTGCAGTATAAAATATTGGTTGTGCCACATTCAGaatgttacatgcaattctgGTGTCTGCATTACAGGAAGCTAAGGCGCGAAGCGATAGCCTGTAAATTGTTCAGAGACGCAGAAAGCTTATGCGGTCAGAGATTTTTCCTacaatggaaatgtcaaaaacagaggacatggatttaaattGAGAAGGGGGAAAGTTAAAGGAATTTAGAGGGAATTTAGGTTTACAGATAGTGGGAGGTGACGGGAACTCGCTGCCAGGGGAACTGGAAGAAGCGGATATGAATCAATAAGAGGTATTTAGATATGCACTTGAACAGGCAAGGTATAGAGGGATGAGAGCGTTTTACAGGCTGATggaattagtttagattggcatgaTGATCCGtgtagacatggtgggctgaaaggtctgttcctTGGCCTTTTCAAGGGGCCTTggaggtggcggggggggggggggggtgcgcatgATGGGGGGGAGGTTAAgatggataattcaatgtttatacatttgggttgtaagataccccaagcggaatgtgaggcgctgttcctccagtttacgtgtggCCTCCCTCTGGTAATGGACAAGGACCAAGACAGAAAAATCGGTATGGCGATTCGAAATTTGGTATACGTACTTTCGTAAATGGTATAACGGTGAAATTAGGCTGAGATTTAAAAATAGTAGGAAATTAGGCCGCATTCAATTAATTGCTGAAACAAGCAATTGCATttgctgttttattttttttaaagatacaaagcgctagagtaactcggcgggactgtGCCAGCACTTCGTTtaatatggtttagtttagtatggagatacagcatggaaacgggctcttcgtcTCACATTAGGTGATATTTTTCCACTTTTGTATCCATTTCGTACATATTTGGGCAATttaagaggccaattaatctacaaacccacatgtctttgaaaTGAAGGAAGAAACCGGGGTACCTGAAGGAAaattacgcggtcacagggagaacgtataaacttcgcacagacagcagccgcgaTCAGGATCGAAcggtgcagcagctctaccagcagcgccACTGTGTTTTGAATTAATTGCTTAGGGACTGGAACCCACGTCAGTGGCAAGATTACGAAACTTATTTGTGCAATAACTGTAACTAACATCAGCGCTGAGGCTATTTAATTGTCACCCAAGTCTTTAACAACATATAAAAAAAGGCAATCGGAGAACCGGCACAGGCAACGTCTCTTCACGGAAAATGCACGCCCCGCCCAGAGGACTGCTCTACGCTATTTACTACACTGCACTTGCAGTCTTCGCAATCCCAGGTGAAGTATTTCAGAGTTTTATTCGTTATCGAAATGAATACCGCCTCGGTCTTTAAAGAGTGGTGAACAAAAACTCAAATTTGAATGCATTCGAGCCAACCACATGAAGAATTTATTCTGCGCAATTGTAAGAGGCAGCATTCTGGGAGATCGAATGTGAGAATAAAATATGCAGTTCAGTACAAGACCCTTAGCAGTATTGATGTGCAGAAAGTTCTTGGGTCCAAGCACAAACCACCCAGAAAGCAGCAACGCAAATAGATGGTATAGAAAGCGTATGATTTGCCTTCCCTCATGGGTGGGAATATTGCGTttcagagtcaggaaatcatgttgcagcttaaacaaaatcatgttgcaactttaAAAGAATCTGGTGCGTCAAGCTGTTTTGGTAACTTCAAGGCTGACGTGGTTCAATGGGGTTGAGCATCgtgctggctttgatttattTAATAATCGGACCAGCGCGAGAAATGTTCCACTTTTTCCCAAAATTGTTTTGCGGCTGTGAAACAAATAATGAAATGCAAATTCATAAAtacaaaatatatatacatacaaaactatatatatatgtgtgtgtgtgtgtgtgtgtgtgtgtgtgtgtgtgtgtgtgtgtgtgtgtgtgtgtgcgtgtgcgtgtgcgtgtgtgtgtacagaAAATCTGGCGAGCAATCAATTCTCTCTTTTACATGCAAGGAACCACAGATAACATGAATAGAAAATGCAAGTTTTGAACTTGAATGTTTTCAAACCTTGAGGTGGGAGGTGGATGTCTGGAATATTGTGCCGGGGCATTGTTGGAGCCAGACACGGGAGTGATGtttcagaggcatttagatagggacgtggacatgcaaggaatggaagggaATGGGTCACGTCCGGGTAGAAGGGATgaattggcacagatattgtgggtcgaagggcatatTTCCGTTCCGTGCCGTGCCGTTAGaaccatagagctatacagcacggaaCAAGGCTCTTCCGTCCATCTTGTCCATGACGATCAAGGTTGCATTCGGGGTTAAACCAAAGAAAAACAATTATTCGCGCTTTTTAACCTTCAGTATCGGAATTATTCTCGCTTTACAAGATCAAGTTTGACATCCATATAATGGGAACAAACTTTGATAAATCGTACCTCCATGGACTTTGGTTCCCCACCGAACCTGCCTATCGTTTTCCGGCTGATTTTGAAGATTTATGTCAAGTCCTATGGTTAAATCAATGAGCTGGACTCTGCTCTGTAATTAATTAATCTGTAATTCTGTAATTAATTGTCTTTCTATCTCGCACAGTCAATTTAacagcgattgtgatcctgtctcgaggaaagtgcggcctctccaaatGTATCTCTCGGTACCTGCTGTCCATGGCGGTGACGGATCTCCTGGTGATTATCACGGCAGTGTTACTAAATAGGATTCCTGGTATTTATTTCCCAGGTAGTTTCTTGTCTGTTACACCCGTATGTAGTTTCAGCATCACACTCATTTATGCGGCCAGAGATTGTTCCGTATGGTTAACCGtctctttcacctttgatcgatttgtggccatttgctgccaggaactgaaaacaaaatattgcaccgaaaGGACGGCCGCCGTGGTCGTCGGAACAGTTTGTGTTTTGGGCTGCCTGGTGAACATTCCCTGGTACTTCTTACACGAACCGATCTACATAATTGACAACGTCCCTTGGAATTGCAGACTAAAGGATCTGCGGTATTCCTCTCCAACGTGGGCAGCTTTTCAGTGGATCGACCGCATCTTAACCCCTTGCCTCCCGTTCTTCCTCGTGCTGTTCCTCAACGCTTTGACCGTCAGGTATATTCTCGCGGCCAGTCGAGCCCGAAAGAGGCTCCTGGTGCAGACTAACGGCCAGAAACAGAacgacccggagatggagagtcgGAGGAAGTCCATTGTACTGCTCTTTACCATTTCAGGTTGCTTTATCCTGCTGTGGATGGCCTATGTAGGGCAATTCTTCATTGAACGATTCCAAATTAATTATAAAATCAAAGGGTTTAGCGACCCTAAATTTATTTTTTTGGAAACTGCTAATATGCTTCAAATGTTAAGTTGTTGTACAAATACCTTTATTTATGCAGTAACTCAGAGGAAATTCAGGGAGCAGGTAATGGCCGTTGTAAAATATCCGTGCATCCGATTAAGTACAATATTTCAATaaggaaagtttaaaaaaaaagatcacCATCACTTTTTTTGCGACTTGTATCAACAGAAGAAATATGGTTTAtatttaagataggcacaaaaatctgtggtaactcagcgggacaggcagcatctctggggagaaggaaatggtgaggtatcgggtcgaaacctttcttcgcaCCCTTCTTCAATCaactataaaagatgaaatagcggcacatttggatagcagtaacagggtcggtccgagtcagcatggatttacaaaggagaaatcatgcttgactaatctcgaattttttgaggatgcaactaggaaaatggacaagggagggcCAGTTGATGCAGTGTACCTGCGCttccagaaagcatttgataaggtcctacataggagaaTAATGGgctaaattagagcacatggtattgcgggtagTGTACcgacatggattgaaaattggttggcagacaggaaacaaagagtagggattaacgggtccccttcagaatggcaggcagtgactggtggtgcaccgcaaggctcggtgctgggacagcagctatttacaatatatatgaatgatttagatgaagggattaaaagtagcattagcaaatttgcgcttgacacaaagctggctggcgGTGTGAacggtgaggaggatgctatgaggatgcagggtg encodes the following:
- the LOC144600788 gene encoding putative G-protein coupled receptor 139 — translated: MHAPPRGLLYAIYYTALAVFAIPVNLTAIVILSRGKCGLSKCISRYLLSMAVTDLLVIITAVLLNRIPGIYFPGSFLSVTPVCSFSITLIYAARDCSVWLTVSFTFDRFVAICCQELKTKYCTERTAAVVVGTVCVLGCLVNIPWYFLHEPIYIIDNVPWNCRLKDLRYSSPTWAAFQWIDRILTPCLPFFLVLFLNALTVRYILAASRARKRLLVQTNGQKQNDPEMESRRKSIVLLFTISGCFILLWMAYVGQFFIERFQINYKIKGFSDPKFIFLETANMLQMLSCCTNTFIYAVTQRKFREQVMAVVKYPCIRLSTIFQ